Part of the Halopseudomonas maritima genome, AGTTCTGTGGGCACCCAAGCCCAAGCCAGAGGCTTAGGCCCACGCACCCGGCTCCGGCTATACCTTGAAGGCGTTGATGATGCCTTGCAGCGATTGCACCAGTTGCCCCATGCGACCGCTGGCGTCCTCCGAGCGACGGGCACCTTCGGCGGTGCGCTCACCCGCCTGGTTGATCTGCACGATGTTCTGATCGATATCGTGGCTAACCACTGTCTGCTCTTCGGCAGCGGCCGCAATCTGCTGGCTCTGATCAACAATTTGCGTCACCGCTTTCAGGATGCTGTCCAGCCCCTGCTGAACCCGCAGAGAGGCATCTACCGTGGAAGCGGTCATGCCATGACTGCTGTCCATAGCCCGCACCGCTGCACCTACACCGTCCTGCAGGCGCACGATCATCTGCTCGATTTCTTCGGTGGACTGCTGCGTGCGACGCGCCAGGGTACGCACTTCATCCGCCACCACCGCAAAGCCGCGGCCCTGCTCGCCAGCCCGGGCAGCCTCGATAGCCGCGTTCAGCGCCAGCAGGTTGGTCTGCTCAGCCACACCCTTGATCACATCCAGCACCCTGCTGATCGACGCGCTGTCTTCCGCCAACTGGTTGATAACCCGCACCGAGTTTTCGATCTCACCGGCCAACTTCTCGATGCCGTCGACCGACGATTCAACCAGGCGTCGCCCATTGAGGGTTTCCGTGTTCACCTGTTCGGCGTTGGTGACAGCCAAAGCGGCGCTACGCGCCACCTCCTGGGAGGTGGCAGCCATTTCGTTCATGGCCGTTGCAACCTGTTCAATCTGACTGCGCTGCGCGGTCACCGACTGGTTGCTTTCTGTCGCGATCTGCTCAACCTCACGGGACTGCTCCTGCACCTGCCCCGAGGTCACGCTGACCTGCTGGATCAACTCACGCACGCGCTGCACCGTGTTATTGAAATCACTGGCCAGGGCGCCCAGCTCGTCGCGACTATCCACATCCACGCGCACGGTCATGTCACCCTGAGCAACCTGCCCCATTTGCTGCGACAGACGCTTGAGCGTGCGGCGAGTCGCCATGTAGAAGCCCGCGTACAGGTAGATAATCAGCAAACCCACCGCGAGCAGCGAGACAATCAAAACCATCATGGCGCGCTCATTCTGACCCAGGCGGCTTTCCAGTCGCCCCCCCAGATAGTCAAAAATGGCGGCATTCAGCGCATAGGTGGCATCAATCTCGCCGCTGATGCGGTCAAAGAAAGCGTCCCAGCTGCTGTCCAGCGAGGCAGCGAGGATGATGTCTTCTTCAAAGATCAGCGACGCGTTGTCGATACTTTCGCGGCTGCGCGCCGCTGCCGCCGCCAGCGTGGCGTTACCGGTCTCGCCGATCGACTGATCCAGGCTCTGCTGATAATCGGTCCCCAACTTCTGCAGCACGGTTACCAGCTCATCCATCTCGCGACTGGCATCGGAGTTGAGAAAGCCAAGCCCCATCGAATAGGCACCGGTCGCACGTCCCTGGCCAACGGTAGATGTGACCTCGGGCATGCCGGCGATCAACAGCTCGGTGAGCTGGCGAATGTTGCGATCAAAGTCCTGCGGCAATCCGGCGTAAGCGGCGGCCAGATTCAGCAAGCTGCCGACATTGTCCAGCGCCTGAGCGGACATGCCACTGCGCGAAATGATCGACTGAGCGCCGATTTCTTCATAGCGGGCAACCAGTTGGTCACGCATCTGAATAACATCCGCCGCCGCCGGGTCTTCTGCACTTAGCGGTAGCTGCTGCAACTGCTGCACCAGTTGCCCACGCACTTGCGTCAGGCGCTCTTCGATACCCGCCACCTCGCCACCCTGACCGATGCGCAGGTTCACCACATCCAGATCACGCACCAGTTCGGCGCTTTGCAGCGCCTTGGCCACACCCTGCACGACCGCCAGGCTGTCGAGCGCATGTCGCGTGACTTCGACGCGCTCGTAGGACTGTTGCACGAGCAGCGTACTGACAATACCAAGGGGGACAAAGAACAGTACGCTGATCAGACAGAACTTCATGCCGTAGCTGAGTCTATTCATCAACGCAATGGCAGGGGACAGAAGGCTATTCACCCGAGAACTCTCCTAAAAGTAAGCTGCCCTGCGGTTCGGGCTAGGCATCAGCTGTACTGACGCTGGTTGTTTTAATGATATCCGCTGCAGAGGCTGACGCTGCGCGCCACTTCTTAATGTCTCATGTTGACGCTATCGGCTTCAATTACGACAACTTTAAGAAAACGCCGAACGCCGTCAGCCCAATACCACCAACAACGCCATCACCACCGCCCAGGCCAGCAGCGCGCGCTTGAGCAAGGTACGAGTGTCGGCCAGCGCGCCGGTGTCGTCCTCATCAGCCAAGCTCCCCTGCCCACCAGACAAGGCAGCCACCGCCGTGCGATCAACCAGCTCATCAGCGCCAACATCCCAGCTCAACAGCGCGCCAGCCAAGGCATCGCGCACATGGTCAAAGTGCCCCACCAGCGCAAAGCTGACTGCCAGCAGGCGCGCCGGCAGCCACTCCAGGGCGTGCACCAGGGCCGGGGCAGGCCCTGTCTGCGGCGCAGCCTGCCGCGCGGTCAGCAAGTGCAACAGACGGTACCCCAGTGCACCAACCGGGCCCAGCAACACAAACCAGAACACGGTTACCACATAGCCATGCAATACCTCGCGCAACAAGACACGACGCGCAGCAGCCACCAGAGGCGGCAGCGCGCCATCAGCATCGGCAGGCACAGGCGCACCCAGCTCATGCTCAACCAGCTGCGACGCGGCCTGCTGATCACCGCGCGCCAACGCAGCTTCAAACCTCGCTGTCATCCCCTCCAGGGGATCGCGACGGCCCATGCAGGCCAGCAGCACCAATGCGGACAGCAGCAGAAGCATCAAACCCAGGCTCTGGCTGCCCAGCCACCACTGCAGCACGGCGAGCGGCAGCAGCGGCAAGAGCACCAGCAGCATGACCAGCCAAGGGCCGCGATCAGCCCAGCGCGCGGTAAAACTAATCCACAGACGTGGCACATCCACTGGCAAGCCACGGCGCAGCGGCGCCAGCCACATCAGCCCACACACCAGCAACAAGGCAAGAAAATACATCAGCTCACTCCCTTGAGCGCTGAAAGATAGCGCTGCCAATCAAAGGCGATACCGGGGTCCGACTTGCGTCCCGGCGCGATAAACTCATGACCGGTAATACGGCTATTGGTGATGGCCGGATAGGCTGCCTGCAGCGCCTTGGTCAGGGCTAGCAAGGCAGCGTATTGGGCATCAGTGTAGGCAAGCTCATCAGTGCCTTCGAGCTCGATACCGATAGAAAAGTCATTGCAATTGTCCCGGCCGGCATAGCGCGAAGCACCAGCATGCCAGGCACGCCGGTCGCAAGAGACAAACTGGGTAACCAGGCCGTCACGCTCGATCAGAAAATGCGCCGACACCCGCAGTGACGCAATGTCAGCAAAGTAGGGATGCTGGGCAGGATCAAGCTCACCCTGAAAGAAGGACTGTACGTAGCCGCCGCCAAACTCACCAGGCGGCAGACTGATATTGTGGATTACCAGCAGGGAGATATCATCGCTCGGGCGCTCATTGCAATGCGCAGAAAGACACCGTGGCGCCCCTTCCAACCAGCCGTCGCGCACCAGCATACCGCCCTTCCCCCTGTAGCCAAAAGCTCATGCTATCAGGCGGCGGCAGCGGACGCATTCAGGACTTTGACTGGAGCTGACGCAAATTGCCGATAACCGACTCCAGAGCGCGATCAAACAGCTGATTCTCATCCAACAGGCTAATGCGGCCCTGATCGAAACAACGGGCCAGCTCCTGACGTCCGAACTCAGCCACCTTCAGACCGTTGCGATTCACAAAGATGAATTTACCGCTGAAACTGATGATGGCGGCCAACTTGCAGCGCTGACTCGCCTTGCCTTCGGCTGACTGCAGCTGACACCAGCAACCCGTGCCGAGACCATCTATCCAGCGCTGGGCGCCGACGCTGGGCAAGTCCTCAACCGTCTCGACCGGAGCTTCCAGCTCTTCTTGCTGAATGACCGGCTGCGCGATATGCACCGCCTCAACGACAACCGGCGCGGGCTCCGGTGCTGCCACCGCAGGCGCGACAGCGCGCTCCTCGACAGCGGCTTCTATCACCTCGGCGTCGTGCTCACTTTCGGCTGCGGTCGCGGGCTCAACCGCCAAGGCCAGGGCCGCCAACTGCGGTTGCTGCAAGGCTTTTAGCTGCGCCGCCACCGCCGCAGCATCCAGACCCAGCAGTTCAAGCCCTTCGCACAAGGCCGCTTCGGTCTGGCGATTATGCTCAATGCGCAGCTCGCGCCCGGCGTAGTTCACCGGCTCGACGCTGACCACCATCGCCACGGCGGTTTCCAGCGCCCGCTGCCAGGCGACGGAATCAGCACCTTCGCGCAGGAATACCATCTGCATCACCTGGCTCCAGGTATCGCGCAGCATGTCTACCAACGTCACTGGCAGGGTACGCCCCACCAGCAGGCCATTCATCTCACGCGCCACCTGGGCACGTGCGGCCTGGATACGCGCGCGCCCCTCTTCAGCATCCCGGGTGCGCTGCTCTACTCGGTCCGCGCGACGCTGTTCAGTGCGCAAAAAGTCGGTCAGCCGCTGATACAGACTATCGAACAACCCCGCATCGGGTTCCGGCTCGGCCAGCAGTTGCTCAACGATGTCTTCGAGCAGCGCATGCAGCTGGTCGCGGCGCAGATCATCATGCTCGTTCCAGCCCATGGTAGCCCGAGACAACTCATTGAGCAGGCGACGAGCCGGGTGTGAAGAACGACTGAAAAAGCTCTTGTCTACAATGGCCACACGCAGCACAGGCAACTGCAGCCGGGTAATCAGCACCTTGACAGCAGAGGGAAGTTCCCGGTCCTCGAGGATAAAATCGAACAGCATGGAGACCAGGCTGATGACATCGTCATCCACGCGCGCAACAGTCTTGCGATCAGCGCCCATCTCACGCTGCTGGTGTAACAGTTGCTGAATTTGCCGGCGCAGGCCCGCCCCGCCGGACTCGGCAGAGAAGCTTTCCGGCGATACGGCCGCCAGCACCTGCAGCAGCTCGTTACTGTGCATCGGCGCTGAGCCCGCACCTGAGCCCGTGAGCCCCGACAAGGCCATATCACCGCTGGCCAACCGCCACTTGCCGATCAGCTCGCTGAACATGCCCAGCACTTCCTGCTGCTCGGACGCCGTAGCGCGTACCGCACCAGCACCGCTGTCGCCACGCGCATCGCCAGTACCGCGCGCTGGCATCGGGCGGCGGCTGGAGCTGACCGCCGACACGCGCAGATCAGGCATGACACCTGCACTGATCAGCGCCTCGTTAAGCCCCTCATACAACGTGTCGATACCATTCAGGACGTTTCGCTCGAATAGCTTGAAGATAATCAGCCGCACCTTGATATGCAGCTCGAGCGCGTCCAGCGCCTCGGCAAAGTGCTCTACCAGGCTGCCGGGTGCAAAGGGGCAGTTGCGCTCGTCGACACGCTTGCGCGCGAGACTGTTCACTCGCATGGCCAGGTGGGCCAGCGCAGTCTGGCTACGGCCAGCGACACGACTGACCATGCCATCCAGCGCAACCGACTGCTCAAGCTCCTCGGGCTGTACCAGCGCCAGCGAATCAAGCTCGAAGGACACCGCCGCAGCGCCCTGCGCGCCGGCCTCGCTGGTCAGCTGCTCGGCCGACAGCACCAGTGCGTCGCAGGTGCGGCGAATAACACTCAGGCGCTGCAATCGAACACTGCGCATGGCTTCAAAGAACAGCGTCTGTTCAGCGTTATTGGCAGCTTTGTCGGCCATCTCGAACAGCGCGTCATCGGCCATATCGAACACCTCGACCAGACCGCGCTGGAGGTAGGCTGAGGTGAGATCCCGCACCGTCACCAAGGGCGCAGGCAACAGCGATCCGCTGGCCGCTGTGCGGGCTACCAGATTAGGCTTGATAGATACCACCTTGGGGTCCTGGGACATGCTTGCTCTCCAGACAAGATCACTTTGTTGTGCCTGCTATACGCCGGTGTGCACTACCTGCCTTGACTGCTGCGATCCCTGCGACGACTTTATGGCGTCAAAATTATATTAGCTTGCAGTATACCCGTTTCAGAATACAAAGGATCGGCGCCCTGTCGATTTCTTGATAAGAGTCACAATTCAGGTCACGCACCAACAACAGGACACATCTGGTAACGCACTGCGCGATCCTGGTATATCCTGAGTCCGGGAAGCGTTTTTTTGATCAAAACCTGCCTGACAACTAACGGACGCGCCACAAGCGCGCAATCCAATAAGACACCAAGGAGCCACGCTCAATGGAAGCGATCATTGCCCTTATCGGGGATATTAACGGCATTGTATGGGGGCCAGCGATGCTGGCACTGCTGGCCGGCACCGGTTTGTATCTAACCCTGGGTCTGAAGTTTACGCCGCAGCGCAAACTCTTCTACGGCTTCAGCATGCTCTGGCGCGGCCGCAAAAGCAGCGAAGAAGGCGACATCAGCCCGTTCAATGCACTAATGACGGCGCTGTCGGCCACCGTAGGCACCGGTAACATTGCCGGCGTTGCCACCGCGGTCTTCCTCGGCGGCCCCGGCGCCCTGTTCTGGATGTGGGTCATTGCCGTAGTAGGCATGGCCACCAAGTTCTGCGAAGCCGTGCTGGCGGTGCGCTTCCGCGAGAAAGACGCGCTCGGCAACCACGTGGGCGGGCCGATGTACTACATCAAGAACGGCCTGGGCGAGAAGTGGAAGTGGCTGGGCGTGCTGTTCGCCATCTTCGGCATGCTGGCCGGCTTTGGTATCGGCAATACCATTCAGTCCAACTCGGTAGCCGATGCACTGAACAGCTCCTTTAGCATCCCACCGCTGGCCACCGGCATCATTATCGCCGTACTGGTCGCCCTGGTCTTGCTGGGCGGCATCAAGCGTATCGGTGAGGTAGCGGGCAAACTGGTGCCGATCATGGCGATCTTCTATGTTGGTGGCGGCCTGGTCATTCTGATCCTGCATGCCGACAAGATCCCGGAAGCCTTCAGCCAGATTTTCTACTACGCCTTCAACCCAAGCGCAGCAGCGGGCGGTTTTGCCGGTGCGACTGTCTGGATGGCCATGCGCTTTGGTATCGCCCGCGGCGTGTTCTCCAACGAGGCAGGTCTGGGTAGCGCGCCGATTGCGCACGCCGCCGCGCAAACCAACAACCCGATCCGCCAGGGCACCGTGGCAATGCTGGGCACCTTTATCGACACCATCATCATTTGCTCGATCACCGGTCTGGTGATCATGGTGACTGGCGCCTGGACCAGCGGCGAGAACGGCGCACCACTGTCGGCACTGGCCTTCAGTCAGGGCCTGCCGGGTGTGTGGGGGCAGTACATTGTCAGTATTGGTCTGGCAGTGTTCGCCTTTACCACCATCATCGGCTGGAGCTTCTACTCCGAGAAGTGCACGCAGTTCCTGTTCGGCGAGCGCTCCAACCTGCCGTTCCGCCTGCTGTGGATCATCGCGATTCCGCTGGGCACCCTGCCCGGCATTGATCTGAACAGCCTGTGGCTGGTGGCTGATACGCTGAACGCCATGATGGCCATTCCCAACCTGATTGCACTGCTACTGCTCAGCCCTGTGGTCTTCAAGCTGACCAAGGACTACTTTGCCGACCCGGCAAACTACATGAACAAGTAACAGCCCGTCAGACCTGAAGATGCCCGCCGCCAGGCGGGCATTTTTGTTGCGATCGGGTATACTCGCCGGCACTTGCGACCAGACGCCGGAGCCAGCATGCCCAACCTCACTCTCGACAGCCTGCAGACCACCATCGTTGATGACGTCCGCCGTGCCTTGGCCGAAGATGTGGGCGATGGCGATATCACTGCCAGCCTGATCCCCGCCGACCGGCAGGCCGAAGGCCGCATCATCACCCGTGAGGCTGCCGTGTTCTGTGGCAAGGCCTGGGCAGATGAAGTCGCTCGCCAGGTCGACCCGCAAATCGTCATCGAATGGCTGGTCAATGATGGCGACAACCTGCACGCCGATCAGACCATCTGCCGCTTCAGCGGCCCTGCTCGCGGCCTGCTGACCGCCGAGCGCTCGATGCTCAACTTCATCCAGCTGCTGTCCGCCACCGCCACCCGCAGCCGCCATTTCGCGGACTTGGTTGCCGGCACCCGCGTCAAACTGCTGGATACCCGCAAGACGCTGCCCGGTCTGCGCCTAGCGCAGAAGTACGCCGTCACCTGCGGCGGCTGCCATAACCACCGCATCGGCCTGTATGACGCCTTCCTGATCAAGGAAAACCACATTGCCGCCTGCGGCGGCATCGCCCAGGCTATCAGCCGCGCCAACGAGATTGCACCGGGCAAGCCGGTAGAGGTGGAAGTAGAAAGCCTGGATGAACTGAAGCAGGCACTGGAAGCCGGTGCCGACATCGTCATGCTCGACGAGCTGAGCGATGCCGACATGCGCACAGCGGTCACACTCAACGCCGGGCGCGCCAAGCTCGAAGCCTCTGGCGGCATCACCGAGGCGACCCTGCGCAGTGTCGCCGAAACCGGTGTGGACTATATCTCGATTGGCAGCCTGACCAAGGACATCAAGGCCGTGGACCTATCCATGCGCCTGCGCTTTCAGGCCGCCAGTTGAGGTAAGGCGCGGTTAAAGCCGCGCCAGTAACGCGCCACAGCTAGGCAAGTGCCAGTCGGCCAACTCAGGCCAGGGGTTATCAGGCAGGATCAGACAGGTGCGGCTGCCCGCCGCTCTGCCCGCCTCAAGATCAAAGCGAAAATCCCCCACCATCACCGCCTCGTCAGGCGTCAGTTGCCAGCGATCCAGCAACTGATGAATGCCATCGGGGGAAGGTTTGGGCTCAGCCTCTTCCCGCCCCAGCACATCTTCGGGGGCAAAACAGTCGAGAATACCCAGGCAACTGAGCGTCGAGCGCGCGACCGTCTGCAGGTTACGCGTCAAAATCCCCAGCTGCCGCCCCTGATCACGCAGTTGGCGAATCAGCGCCACAGCGCCCGGTGCCGGCTCGACTTCGGCGGCCAGACGCAGCTCGATAGCATCGAGCTGGGCTTTCATCGCGGTGTAGTCGGCGGCAGGCAAGGTCGCCATGTAGGTCAGGATGTCCGCATCAGCAGGCACCCCGAGCTCGCGCCGAATCGCCGGAAAATCGTGCTGCGCCAGCGTCAGCGTGCCATCCAGATCAAACACCCAGCCGCGCACCTCGCGCATCTCAGCGCTCGACCTTGCGCATCAGCGATTCCTGCGTGACCGAGGCCACCAGCTCACCGGCGCGGTTGAATATCTGGCCACGCGACAAGCCACGCGAGCCGCTGGCCGAGGGGCTGTCCATCGCGTACAGCAGCCAGTCATCCATGCGCAACGGACGGTGATACCAGAGCGAGTGATCCAGGCTGGCGACCTGCATATCACGCGACCAACTGGAGATCGCATGGGGCTGCATGGCTGTACCCAGCAGGTGAAAGTCCGAGGCGTAAGCGAGCAGATAGCGGTGCACCTGCGGATCATCCGGCAAGGTGCCGTCGGCGCGGTACCACATGTAGCGCACCGGCTCCCCGGCCTTGGGCTCAAAGGGGTTGAACTCACCGACCGGGCGAATTTCGATCGGCTTGCCGCATAACACCTTGTCCCGCACCTTTTCGTGGATCAGGTGCTGATAACGGCGAGTCCACTCGGTTTCGTTCGGCAGATCTTCCGGGCCTGGCACATCCGGCATCGCCGCCTGATGGTCATAACCGGCCTCGTCGCCCTGAAAGGAGCTGATCATGGTGAAGATCGGCTTGCCCTTCTGAATGGCCTGCACCCGGCGCGTGGTAAAGCTGCCGCCATCGCGCAGCGGGTCAACCTGATAGACGATCGGCAGATCGGCATTACCCGGCCGCAGAAAATAGCCGTGTACCGAGTGTACATGGCGCTCGGAGTCGACAGTTTGACTGGCTGCCGACAGCGACTGGCCCAGCACCTGTCCGCCAAAGAGTTGCTTGAAGCCCAGATCCTGGCTACGGCCACGGAACAGGTTTTCCTCGATTTTCTCCAGCGCCAACAGGTCAACCAGATCGTCCAGCAGTTCACTCATAGTGCGTCCTCACGTCATGCCCGACCGCTATCGGGCAGGTACTTCTCGACAATAATGGCGGTGTGCACACCGCTCGAGTGCCGGCCAGTTTAACCCGTATTGTCTCGCATGAGCAGAGCGCATCATTGCCGAGACTTGCCGGCCAGCAACTGGCTACCCATACTCACAACGCACCAGCCCCAAGGAGCCTCCGTGGACCTCCCGTTGATCTATCACCCGGATTACAGCTTCCCGTTCCCGGCCCCCCATCGCTTTCCGATGGATAAATTTGCCCGCCTGCATGACCACCTGCGCGCCACCACCGTACTGCGCGATACCAACCTGCACAGCCCAGAACGCTGCAGCCGAGACCTGCTAACCCTTGCCCACGACGCCGACTACGTTGCGCGCTTCCACGACAATGCGCTCGACGCCACCGCCCTGAGGCGCATGGGCCTGCCCTGGAGCGAGGCTCTGGTGGCACGCACCACCCGCGCTGTCGGCGGCTCGCTGCTGACCGCCGACCTTGCCCTGCAACACGGCCTGGCCTGCCACTTGGCAGGCGGCACCCACCACGCCCATCACGACTTTGCTTCTGGCTTTTGCATCTTCAACGACTTGGCGATCATCAGTCTGTCACTACTGGCCAGCGGACAGGTGGAGCGCGTACTGATCATCGACTGCGACGTGCATCAGGGCGACGGCACCGCCAGCATTCTTCAGAACGAGGACGCTGCCATCACCGTATCGCTGCACTGCGAGAACAACTTCCCCGCGCGCAAGGCCCAAAGCGACTGGGACATTCCCCTGCCGCGTGGCCTCGATGATGCAGGCTACCTGCACACCCTTGAGCAGGTGCTGAACTACCTGTTGCCCATCTACCAGCCGGATCTGGTGCTGTATGACGCCGGCGTCGATGTGCATCAGGATGATGCGCTTGGACACCTGCAATTGACCGATGCCGGCATCGCCGCCCGCGACCACCTGGTGATCGACAACTGTCTGGGTCGCGACATCCCGGTTTGCGCGGTGATTGGCGGTGGCTACGACAGCGATCGCGAAGCGCTGGCTCGCCGCCACGGCATCCTTCATCACAGCGCCGCGGCAATTTGGCAGCAGCGCGGTTTGGGCTAAACTGCGCGCCTCACCGCCAGAGACAGCCCATGACCACACCCACAGCACAACACGCCCAGCCCGTCGCGATCATCGGCGCTGGCCCCGCCGGCCTGATGGCTGCCGAGGTGGTGTCGGCAGCCGGCTATCCGGTCGACCTGTACGACGCCATGCCCTCGGTCGGGCGCAAGTTTCTGCTGGCTGGCGTCGGCGGCATGAATATCACCCATTCCGAAGCCGCCGCGCCCTTTCTCTCGCGCTACCGCGAAGCGGCGCCCTGGGTTGGTGACTGGCTGGGCGCCTTCGACGCCGAGGCGCTGCGCAACTGGATTCACGGGCTGGGTATCAACACCTTTGTTGGCAGTTCAGGGCGGGTGTTCCCCGCCGACATGAAGGCTGCCCCGCTGTTGCGTGCCTGGCTCAAACGCCTGCGCGAACAGGGCGTGCACATCCATACTCGCCATCGCTGGCTGGGCTGGGATGAAAACGGCGCACTGCGCTTCAACACAGTGAACGGCGAAGCCCTCAAGACATCAGCCGCCACCCTGCTGGCCCTCGGCGGCGGCAGTTGGGCGCGGCTGGGGTCAGATGGCAGCTGGGCACCGCTGCTCGAAGGACGTGGCGTCGAGATACGCTCACTGCGTGCAAGCAACTGCGGGTTCATCAGTCAATGGAGCCCGTTTCTCAGCGAGCGCTTCGCCGGGCAGCCGCTCAAACAGGTCATCGCCAGCACCCAGAGCCTCAGCGGCGAGGCTATCAGCCGCCGTGGCGAGGCCATCCTCACGCACGACGGTCTGGAAGGCAGCCTGATCTATGCGCTGTCGGCCGCCTTGCGTGAGCAGCTGGAAGCCGGCGGCGAGGCAAACCTGGCACTCGACCTGGCGCCAGATCATACGCAAGCACAGCTCCAACAGGCCCTCAGCCAGCCACGCAAGGGCCAGAGCCTTAGCAACCTGCTGCGCAAAAAAGCCGGGCTGGACGGGGTTAAAGTCGCACTGCTGCATGAATGCCTGAGCAAAGACGTGATTGCCGACGCAACCAAGCTGGCTGCCGGCATCAAGGCGCTACCCATCCCCCTGACTGGCACCCGGCCACTGGACGAGGCCATCAGCAGCGCCGGCGGCGTGTGCCGCAGCGCGCTGGACGACAGGCTGATGCTGCAGGCCCTGCCCGGCACCTTCTGCGCCGGCGAAATGCTCGACTGGGAAGCCCCCACCGGCGGCTACCTGCTCACGGCCTGCTTCGCCAGCGGGCGACATGCCGCCCATGGGATGCTCGACTGGCTCAAGGACAACAGCCGATGCCTGAACTGAAAACCCTCGGTCTGTTTATTGTTACTGCGCTGGCAGAGATCGTCGGCTGCTACCTGCCCTATCTATGGCTGCGCGAGGGCAAGTCAGTCTGGCTGCTGGTACCGGCGGCGCTCAGCCTGGCTGCCTTTGCCTGGCTACTCAGCCTGCACCCCACCGCTGCCGGCCGCGTGTACGCTGCCTACGGTGGCGTCTATATCGCCGTGGCCATCGGCTGGTTGTGGTGGGTAGACGGCATTCGCCCAACCCAGTGGGATCTGCTGGGCTCAGCTATTGCCCTGCTCGGCATGGCGATCATCATGTTTGCGCCCAGGACAAGCTGAAGATAGCATAGCGCCACCCTCACCTATCGAAAGGAATCGTTACTGTGCTTCGCCCCCTTACCCTGTCTGTCGCGCTTGCTAGCGCCATGTTCATTTCAGGTTGTGCTACCGAGTCCTCTCGCACCATCGAAGCGCCCCGCGTCACCAGCTACGGCACCAGCTATCAGGGTGTACGTGCGCCCATCGCTGTTGGCCAGTTCGACAATCGCTCAAGCTACCAGCGCGGCATTTTCTCCGACGGTGTAGATCGCCTCGGCAACCAGGCCAAAACTACCCTGGTGACGCACCTGCAGCAGACCAACCGCTTCAATGTGCTGGAACGAACCAACATGGCCCAGCTGGCTGCCGAGGCTGGCTATAGCGGCGCGA contains:
- the ampE gene encoding regulatory signaling modulator protein AmpE — translated: MYFLALLLVCGLMWLAPLRRGLPVDVPRLWISFTARWADRGPWLVMLLVLLPLLPLAVLQWWLGSQSLGLMLLLLSALVLLACMGRRDPLEGMTARFEAALARGDQQAASQLVEHELGAPVPADADGALPPLVAAARRVLLREVLHGYVVTVFWFVLLGPVGALGYRLLHLLTARQAAPQTGPAPALVHALEWLPARLLAVSFALVGHFDHVRDALAGALLSWDVGADELVDRTAVAALSGGQGSLADEDDTGALADTRTLLKRALLAWAVVMALLVVLG
- a CDS encoding methyl-accepting chemotaxis protein, which translates into the protein MNSLLSPAIALMNRLSYGMKFCLISVLFFVPLGIVSTLLVQQSYERVEVTRHALDSLAVVQGVAKALQSAELVRDLDVVNLRIGQGGEVAGIEERLTQVRGQLVQQLQQLPLSAEDPAAADVIQMRDQLVARYEEIGAQSIISRSGMSAQALDNVGSLLNLAAAYAGLPQDFDRNIRQLTELLIAGMPEVTSTVGQGRATGAYSMGLGFLNSDASREMDELVTVLQKLGTDYQQSLDQSIGETGNATLAAAAARSRESIDNASLIFEEDIILAASLDSSWDAFFDRISGEIDATYALNAAIFDYLGGRLESRLGQNERAMMVLIVSLLAVGLLIIYLYAGFYMATRRTLKRLSQQMGQVAQGDMTVRVDVDSRDELGALASDFNNTVQRVRELIQQVSVTSGQVQEQSREVEQIATESNQSVTAQRSQIEQVATAMNEMAATSQEVARSAALAVTNAEQVNTETLNGRRLVESSVDGIEKLAGEIENSVRVINQLAEDSASISRVLDVIKGVAEQTNLLALNAAIEAARAGEQGRGFAVVADEVRTLARRTQQSTEEIEQMIVRLQDGVGAAVRAMDSSHGMTASTVDASLRVQQGLDSILKAVTQIVDQSQQIAAAAEEQTVVSHDIDQNIVQINQAGERTAEGARRSEDASGRMGQLVQSLQGIINAFKV
- the ampD gene encoding 1,6-anhydro-N-acetylmuramyl-L-alanine amidase AmpD gives rise to the protein MLVRDGWLEGAPRCLSAHCNERPSDDISLLVIHNISLPPGEFGGGYVQSFFQGELDPAQHPYFADIASLRVSAHFLIERDGLVTQFVSCDRRAWHAGASRYAGRDNCNDFSIGIELEGTDELAYTDAQYAALLALTKALQAAYPAITNSRITGHEFIAPGRKSDPGIAFDWQRYLSALKGVS
- a CDS encoding DUF1631 domain-containing protein, whose amino-acid sequence is MSQDPKVVSIKPNLVARTAASGSLLPAPLVTVRDLTSAYLQRGLVEVFDMADDALFEMADKAANNAEQTLFFEAMRSVRLQRLSVIRRTCDALVLSAEQLTSEAGAQGAAAVSFELDSLALVQPEELEQSVALDGMVSRVAGRSQTALAHLAMRVNSLARKRVDERNCPFAPGSLVEHFAEALDALELHIKVRLIIFKLFERNVLNGIDTLYEGLNEALISAGVMPDLRVSAVSSSRRPMPARGTGDARGDSGAGAVRATASEQQEVLGMFSELIGKWRLASGDMALSGLTGSGAGSAPMHSNELLQVLAAVSPESFSAESGGAGLRRQIQQLLHQQREMGADRKTVARVDDDVISLVSMLFDFILEDRELPSAVKVLITRLQLPVLRVAIVDKSFFSRSSHPARRLLNELSRATMGWNEHDDLRRDQLHALLEDIVEQLLAEPEPDAGLFDSLYQRLTDFLRTEQRRADRVEQRTRDAEEGRARIQAARAQVAREMNGLLVGRTLPVTLVDMLRDTWSQVMQMVFLREGADSVAWQRALETAVAMVVSVEPVNYAGRELRIEHNRQTEAALCEGLELLGLDAAAVAAQLKALQQPQLAALALAVEPATAAESEHDAEVIEAAVEERAVAPAVAAPEPAPVVVEAVHIAQPVIQQEELEAPVETVEDLPSVGAQRWIDGLGTGCWCQLQSAEGKASQRCKLAAIISFSGKFIFVNRNGLKVAEFGRQELARCFDQGRISLLDENQLFDRALESVIGNLRQLQSKS
- a CDS encoding alanine/glycine:cation symporter family protein — translated: MEAIIALIGDINGIVWGPAMLALLAGTGLYLTLGLKFTPQRKLFYGFSMLWRGRKSSEEGDISPFNALMTALSATVGTGNIAGVATAVFLGGPGALFWMWVIAVVGMATKFCEAVLAVRFREKDALGNHVGGPMYYIKNGLGEKWKWLGVLFAIFGMLAGFGIGNTIQSNSVADALNSSFSIPPLATGIIIAVLVALVLLGGIKRIGEVAGKLVPIMAIFYVGGGLVILILHADKIPEAFSQIFYYAFNPSAAAGGFAGATVWMAMRFGIARGVFSNEAGLGSAPIAHAAAQTNNPIRQGTVAMLGTFIDTIIICSITGLVIMVTGAWTSGENGAPLSALAFSQGLPGVWGQYIVSIGLAVFAFTTIIGWSFYSEKCTQFLFGERSNLPFRLLWIIAIPLGTLPGIDLNSLWLVADTLNAMMAIPNLIALLLLSPVVFKLTKDYFADPANYMNK